Proteins co-encoded in one Neofelis nebulosa isolate mNeoNeb1 chromosome 2, mNeoNeb1.pri, whole genome shotgun sequence genomic window:
- the MOGAT1 gene encoding 2-acylglycerol O-acyltransferase 1 isoform X6 yields MTWLYFDWRTPEQGGRRSNWVRSWTVWRYFKDYFPIHLIKTWDLDPSHNYIFGFHPHGVLVAGAFGNFCTNYSDFEQLFPGFTAYLHVLPFWFRCPLFREYLMSSGPVSVSKKSVSHVLSKEGGGNISVIVLGGAEESLDAHPGKFTLFIRQRKGFVKIALTHGASLVPVFSFGENELFKQVNNPEGSWLRTVQERLQKIMGFALPLFHARGIFQYNFGLMPYRKPIHTVVGRPIPVHQTLHPTTEQIEELHHTYMEELKKLFEAHKRKYGIPEHETLIFK; encoded by the exons ATGACATGGCTTTACTTTGACTGGCGTACCCCAGAGCAGGGGGGCAGGAGATCCAACTGGGTCAGAAGCTGGACCGTGTGGAGGTATTTTAAGGACTATTTTCCAATTCAT CTCATCAAAACTTGGGATTTGGATCCAAGTCACAACTACATATTTGGGTTTCATCCCCATGGAGTGCTCGTTGCTGGAGCGTTTGGAAATTTTTGTACGAATTATTCGGACTTCGAACAGCTGTTTCCTGGATTCACTGCGTATCTCCACGTGCTCCCATTTTGGTTCCGGTGTCCTCTCTTTCGAGAATATCTGATGAGTAGTG GGCCAGTCTCAGTTTCTAAGAAGAGTGTGTCCCATGTGCTGAGCAAGGAGGGAGGCGGAAACATTTCAGTCATAGTTCTTGGGGGCGCGGAAGAATCGCTGGATGCCCATCCTGGAAAATTCACTCTGTTCATCCGCCAGCGGAAAGGATTTGTTAAAATTGCTTTGACCCATGG TGCCTCCTTGGTCCCAgtgttttcttttggagaaaatgAGCTGTTTAAACAAGTTAACAACCCTGAAGGCTCATGGCTTCGAACCGTGCAAGAGAGGCTACAGAAGATCATGGGGTTTGCTTTGCCTCTTTTCCATGCCAGAGGGATTTTTCAATACAATTTTGGCCTGATGCCATACAGGAAACCGATCCACACTGTTG TTGGCCGTCCAATCCCCGTTCATCAGACTCTGCACCCAACCACGGAACAGATTGAGGAGTTACATCACACCTATATGGAGGAGCTAAAGAAATTATTTGAGGCGCACAAGAGGAAGTATGGTATTCCAGAGCACGaaactctcatttttaaataa
- the MOGAT1 gene encoding 2-acylglycerol O-acyltransferase 1 isoform X1, giving the protein MKVEFAPLNIPLARRLQTAAVLQWVLSFLLLAQVCIGIIVILIIHNYWFLYVPYMTWLYFDWRTPEQGGRRSNWVRSWTVWRYFKDYFPIHLIKTWDLDPSHNYIFGFHPHGVLVAGAFGNFCTNYSDFEQLFPGFTAYLHVLPFWFRCPLFREYLMSSGPVSVSKKSVSHVLSKEGGGNISVIVLGGAEESLDAHPGKFTLFIRQRKGFVKIALTHGASLVPVFSFGENELFKQVNNPEGSWLRTVQERLQKIMGFALPLFHARGIFQYNFGLMPYRKPIHTVVGRPIPVHQTLHPTTEQIEELHHTYMEELKKLFEAHKRKYGIPEHETLIFK; this is encoded by the exons CACAGGTGTGCATTGGGATCATTGTGATACTGATCATACACAACTATTGGTTCCTCTATGTCCCTTATATGACATGGCTTTACTTTGACTGGCGTACCCCAGAGCAGGGGGGCAGGAGATCCAACTGGGTCAGAAGCTGGACCGTGTGGAGGTATTTTAAGGACTATTTTCCAATTCAT CTCATCAAAACTTGGGATTTGGATCCAAGTCACAACTACATATTTGGGTTTCATCCCCATGGAGTGCTCGTTGCTGGAGCGTTTGGAAATTTTTGTACGAATTATTCGGACTTCGAACAGCTGTTTCCTGGATTCACTGCGTATCTCCACGTGCTCCCATTTTGGTTCCGGTGTCCTCTCTTTCGAGAATATCTGATGAGTAGTG GGCCAGTCTCAGTTTCTAAGAAGAGTGTGTCCCATGTGCTGAGCAAGGAGGGAGGCGGAAACATTTCAGTCATAGTTCTTGGGGGCGCGGAAGAATCGCTGGATGCCCATCCTGGAAAATTCACTCTGTTCATCCGCCAGCGGAAAGGATTTGTTAAAATTGCTTTGACCCATGG TGCCTCCTTGGTCCCAgtgttttcttttggagaaaatgAGCTGTTTAAACAAGTTAACAACCCTGAAGGCTCATGGCTTCGAACCGTGCAAGAGAGGCTACAGAAGATCATGGGGTTTGCTTTGCCTCTTTTCCATGCCAGAGGGATTTTTCAATACAATTTTGGCCTGATGCCATACAGGAAACCGATCCACACTGTTG TTGGCCGTCCAATCCCCGTTCATCAGACTCTGCACCCAACCACGGAACAGATTGAGGAGTTACATCACACCTATATGGAGGAGCTAAAGAAATTATTTGAGGCGCACAAGAGGAAGTATGGTATTCCAGAGCACGaaactctcatttttaaataa
- the MOGAT1 gene encoding 2-acylglycerol O-acyltransferase 1 isoform X2 produces the protein MLNRLNHPGTSTRGFLLAQVCIGIIVILIIHNYWFLYVPYMTWLYFDWRTPEQGGRRSNWVRSWTVWRYFKDYFPIHLIKTWDLDPSHNYIFGFHPHGVLVAGAFGNFCTNYSDFEQLFPGFTAYLHVLPFWFRCPLFREYLMSSGPVSVSKKSVSHVLSKEGGGNISVIVLGGAEESLDAHPGKFTLFIRQRKGFVKIALTHGASLVPVFSFGENELFKQVNNPEGSWLRTVQERLQKIMGFALPLFHARGIFQYNFGLMPYRKPIHTVVGRPIPVHQTLHPTTEQIEELHHTYMEELKKLFEAHKRKYGIPEHETLIFK, from the exons CACAGGTGTGCATTGGGATCATTGTGATACTGATCATACACAACTATTGGTTCCTCTATGTCCCTTATATGACATGGCTTTACTTTGACTGGCGTACCCCAGAGCAGGGGGGCAGGAGATCCAACTGGGTCAGAAGCTGGACCGTGTGGAGGTATTTTAAGGACTATTTTCCAATTCAT CTCATCAAAACTTGGGATTTGGATCCAAGTCACAACTACATATTTGGGTTTCATCCCCATGGAGTGCTCGTTGCTGGAGCGTTTGGAAATTTTTGTACGAATTATTCGGACTTCGAACAGCTGTTTCCTGGATTCACTGCGTATCTCCACGTGCTCCCATTTTGGTTCCGGTGTCCTCTCTTTCGAGAATATCTGATGAGTAGTG GGCCAGTCTCAGTTTCTAAGAAGAGTGTGTCCCATGTGCTGAGCAAGGAGGGAGGCGGAAACATTTCAGTCATAGTTCTTGGGGGCGCGGAAGAATCGCTGGATGCCCATCCTGGAAAATTCACTCTGTTCATCCGCCAGCGGAAAGGATTTGTTAAAATTGCTTTGACCCATGG TGCCTCCTTGGTCCCAgtgttttcttttggagaaaatgAGCTGTTTAAACAAGTTAACAACCCTGAAGGCTCATGGCTTCGAACCGTGCAAGAGAGGCTACAGAAGATCATGGGGTTTGCTTTGCCTCTTTTCCATGCCAGAGGGATTTTTCAATACAATTTTGGCCTGATGCCATACAGGAAACCGATCCACACTGTTG TTGGCCGTCCAATCCCCGTTCATCAGACTCTGCACCCAACCACGGAACAGATTGAGGAGTTACATCACACCTATATGGAGGAGCTAAAGAAATTATTTGAGGCGCACAAGAGGAAGTATGGTATTCCAGAGCACGaaactctcatttttaaataa
- the MOGAT1 gene encoding 2-acylglycerol O-acyltransferase 1 isoform X3 — protein MRHRTVPLFSTISLMEAQVCIGIIVILIIHNYWFLYVPYMTWLYFDWRTPEQGGRRSNWVRSWTVWRYFKDYFPIHLIKTWDLDPSHNYIFGFHPHGVLVAGAFGNFCTNYSDFEQLFPGFTAYLHVLPFWFRCPLFREYLMSSGPVSVSKKSVSHVLSKEGGGNISVIVLGGAEESLDAHPGKFTLFIRQRKGFVKIALTHGASLVPVFSFGENELFKQVNNPEGSWLRTVQERLQKIMGFALPLFHARGIFQYNFGLMPYRKPIHTVVGRPIPVHQTLHPTTEQIEELHHTYMEELKKLFEAHKRKYGIPEHETLIFK, from the exons GTGTGCATTGGGATCATTGTGATACTGATCATACACAACTATTGGTTCCTCTATGTCCCTTATATGACATGGCTTTACTTTGACTGGCGTACCCCAGAGCAGGGGGGCAGGAGATCCAACTGGGTCAGAAGCTGGACCGTGTGGAGGTATTTTAAGGACTATTTTCCAATTCAT CTCATCAAAACTTGGGATTTGGATCCAAGTCACAACTACATATTTGGGTTTCATCCCCATGGAGTGCTCGTTGCTGGAGCGTTTGGAAATTTTTGTACGAATTATTCGGACTTCGAACAGCTGTTTCCTGGATTCACTGCGTATCTCCACGTGCTCCCATTTTGGTTCCGGTGTCCTCTCTTTCGAGAATATCTGATGAGTAGTG GGCCAGTCTCAGTTTCTAAGAAGAGTGTGTCCCATGTGCTGAGCAAGGAGGGAGGCGGAAACATTTCAGTCATAGTTCTTGGGGGCGCGGAAGAATCGCTGGATGCCCATCCTGGAAAATTCACTCTGTTCATCCGCCAGCGGAAAGGATTTGTTAAAATTGCTTTGACCCATGG TGCCTCCTTGGTCCCAgtgttttcttttggagaaaatgAGCTGTTTAAACAAGTTAACAACCCTGAAGGCTCATGGCTTCGAACCGTGCAAGAGAGGCTACAGAAGATCATGGGGTTTGCTTTGCCTCTTTTCCATGCCAGAGGGATTTTTCAATACAATTTTGGCCTGATGCCATACAGGAAACCGATCCACACTGTTG TTGGCCGTCCAATCCCCGTTCATCAGACTCTGCACCCAACCACGGAACAGATTGAGGAGTTACATCACACCTATATGGAGGAGCTAAAGAAATTATTTGAGGCGCACAAGAGGAAGTATGGTATTCCAGAGCACGaaactctcatttttaaataa